The genomic segment CGTTTCACTTTATATGGTGAAGTTGGATTATTACGAGTAGAAACTATTGTGGGTAATAAATTGAAATAACCACCAGTGATCTTAATCTCTTCCGGTGCTTTGGAGTCAGTTCCTTCTTTCATATCTGCGAGTGGAATATGGTCGAAAGAGAAGATGAAATAATCCTTGGTCTTATAATCTCCTCCTATCTGAAAAGATTCAGGAAGAAAATGGATCCCTTGCCTCAGAATATCCTGCTTCAGAATTGCTTCGAATGGGATCTGTTTATATTTTTTTTCCATTTCCTCCAACAGGGCTATGGAAGATTCGGGGCGAAGGGTACTCGTGCTCATCTTAACTCCAGACTGGTTTACATGGGAGTTTTGGCATCTAGTTTTTGGCTTTTTCATCCTTGACTGAGAGATTTCAAACTGTATTTTTTCTGCCAGAATGAGACGATTTCGCCATAGGATCCTAACCTTCTCTCTATTTCTGGGACTCTTCCTATTTACGGGAGAGGATACTGATCTTCTTGCCAAAACTAAGAAACAAAAAACTAAAAAAGAAGGCGGCACAGAATACGTTTTCGGTTGGACCCAAGTAGCTTCCGGATTTAAGGAAATCACTGATATACAATTTCACCCTAGCATGCCGGACGAGATGGTTGTCTTAGAGAAGAAGGGAAAAATTCTTCTTTGGAATTTTACAAACAAACAGTCCAAGCTGATTGCCGATTTTACAGGAAGCGTAGAAACAAGATCGGAAGAAGGTTTACTGGGCTTAGCATTTCACCCTAAGTTTTCCGAAAATAAACTCTTCTATATCAATGCGGTATCTAAGGAAGCAGGTAAGGACCAAACATTCATTTTAGAATTTCGCTGGGCTGATTCGAACGTGATCCGCTGGCAGGATCGTAAGAGGATCTTACTCAGAGTGGATCAGCCTTATTCCAATCATAATGCAGGGCAATTGAGCTTTGGCCCTGATGGAAAATTATATATCGGTTTTGGAGATGGGGGCGCCGGAGGAGATCCATACAAGCACGGACAAAATACCTCTACTTATCTAGGAACTCTTATCCGAATAACGCCTAACCTAGATACAAATGCTCCTCCATATAAAATCCCGGAAGACAATCCTTTTAAAAATACTCCAGGCTTTCTACCTGAGATCTGGGCCTATGGGCTTAGAAATCCATGGAAGTTTTCTTTCGATACCAAAACAGGAGATCTTTACCTTGCTGATGTAGGACAGGATGATTGGGAAGAAGTAGATCTGGTTCTAAAAGGCAAAAACTACGGTTGGAATATAAAAGAAGGGGCTCATTGTTTTTTACCTAAGGAAAATTGCGAAAAACCCGGGTTAACCGATCCAATTCTGGAATATAATCATGATTTGGGTCGTTCTATTACGGGCGGATACGTCTACCGAGGGAAAAATCTTTCCAAATACTATGGATGGTATATATTTGCGGACTTTGTCTCTGGAAAGCTGCTTGGTTTTCCCACCGAAGCAGAAGGTAAAAGGAAACTAACTGTATTAGGGGATACTCACTTTCTAATTAGCACATTTGGCCAGGATTCCACAGGCGAGCTGTATTTTGGTGATTTTAGTTCAGGAAATATCTTCCAAATTGGAAAAAAAAATTGAAATAAATTGAAAATCCCAAATCCATAGATGTTAACCCAATATAGATCGGACTGCCTCCACCGCGGTTTCTGATTAATCTCGATCAAAGAAGGATAGGGGTATGAATAAGATCATTTCCGTTGCATCGGCCGTCCTAATGGTCGGTCTGTTGACATCCGGAGCTTGTAAAAAGCCTGCGGAGAACGCGGATTCCGCGAACGCAAAACAGAGCCAACCATCGGCAATCGTAGTATTTAGCGTAGGAGAAGCAAAAATCCAACACGCTGACTTAACTGAAGACAAAGCTAGTCTTGGAACTGTCCTGAAAGAAGGGGACAAAGTTGAAACCAAGGCAAAAGCGAAAGTCGATATCCAATTCTCAGACGGTTCTGCCATTCGTTTGGCTGAAAAGTCCAGCTTGGAATTCTCCGCTCTCGCTTTGAATACCCAAGGAAACACTGATACAAGATTGTCTTTAGTTTCTGGAAAAGTTTTCGCTAAAGTAAATAAAGCAAGCAAAGACGATCAGTTCTCTGTAGTAACTCCGACCGCAATCGCGGGAGTTAGAGGAACTTCTTTCGTTGTGGATCGTACTAAAAACGACAGATCTGTTGTAAAAGTATTAGAAGGATCCGTTGCAGTATCTCCAAGAGTTCGCGCTCTGGAAGGTGCAAGTGCTGAAGAAATTTCTGCGAATGCAGAATTACAGAAGATCAAAGCTTCTTTAGACAAAGCTGAAGTTATCTTAGAAAAAGATGAGTCTTCCATAGTAAAAGCTCCTGATAAAAAATTCGGTGAGAAAGAACTTACTAAGCTAGACGCTACTTTGGAGAAAGATATTCCTAAAGCGGTTACTAAACTAAGTGGCGCTGGAGTATCCAAAACCGAAGAAGAAGAGATCAGAACTATCGTTACTCTGGACAAAGACACAACCGATAAATTAGTAAAACTGAATATCGATCCTAAGTCCGGAAAAATAGACGAAGCTACAAACGCTGCTAACGAAGCTGAGAGAAAGAAAATCGAAGAAGAATTAGCTAAGCGTCAGTCTGACGAGCTGAAAAGATTCAAGAACGTTCTTGTTTCCGCTCCTAAGAACCTGAAAACTAATAAGGATCTTGTAAACTACTACGAGAAACTGGAAAAAATCGTATTGGCTGATGGCAAAACTACCATCATCGGAGCGATCGTAGACCAGCAAGGTAGTACGATGATCGTCCATACCGAAGACGGTATCAAGAAGATCAACCAGGATGATGTAAAAGAAGTTATCTACGACTTCCAAACTAAATCCGAAAACTAATCCACAGGCACAAGCTTAAAGGTGGAAAAATCCCGGGTTACCGAAAGGTGGCTCGGGTTTTTCTATTTATGGGGTTTATGATGTGGATGAGTATCTAAATAACGATCCCAGAGTTTTAGGATCATATTCGAAATTTCTTCTAGATCTAAAATTAAAACTTTATCTTTATAATTTACTAACAGCTTACTTCTGCCGAATTTTTGGATCTCTCCCCATTCTACTCTGAAACCTGGGATCAAACTAATCGCATCAAACAGAAGATCTTTGATCTCCATTTTAGAAACATGACCATCTTGTTTGGAAAGATAAGATAGAATGGAGTGGAAGATGATCTTTTTCATCTCTCCTGTATCCGGAATCTCCGGAAATTTATCTTTGACTCTTTTTAATTTTCGAACCACGGCACTTGCTCGTCCGCGTGATAAGAACTTCTGACCAAAGGTCCGGAGAATACTGTTCTGAAACCTAAGGCTTTTCCGAATTCTTTCAGATCCTTAAATACCTCAGGGCGGATATACTCGCTAACAGGAAGATGTGTTGGGGTTGGTTGCAGATATTGTCCTAGAGTGATCATCTGCACTCCAACTGATCTAAGATCTTTGAGTGTTTGGTGGACTTCTTCTAATGTTTCGCCAAGTCCTAGGATTAAACCACTTTTAGTTAAAAGTCCTCTTTCAGATGCATGTTTTAGGACATCCAAAGATCTTTCATATTTTTTAGCAGGGGCTACGGTAGGAAATAGTCTCTCTACTGTTTCTAGGTTATGATTGAATATATCCGGCTTGGAAGAATATACGATCTCTAAGTTTTCTTCCCTCATTTTGAAGTCTGGGACTAAAATTTCAATTTTGCATTCAGGTAATCTTTCTCGGATCAGCTCTACAGTTTTTTTATAGTGAAAAGCTCCTCCATCTGATAGATCATCTCTATTGACTGAAGTGATTACTACATGGTTGAGGCCTAAGGCCTTTGCAGATTCGGCTACTCTTAAAGGTTCTTCCGGATCTAAGGCGAGTGGCTTTCCAAATGCAACATCACAGTAAGAACAACGTCTTGTGCAAATATCCCCCGCGAGCATATAAGTGGCCGTTTTTCTAGACCAACAATGGTTTAGGTTCGGGCAAGAAGCACTTTCGCAAACTGTATTGAGTTTCCCTCCCTCTACGGAACTGCGAACGAAATCGACCGGATTTTCCTTTTCGCGGAAAGGAAGCCTAACCTTTAACCAATCCGGTTTTTCGGGAGCGGGTTGGTAGGCATTAGATCTGGGCTTCTTTTTGAGAGGATTCACCCTTAAAGCCTCCGTCTGAGTCTCCAAACAGTCAAGTGTTTTGGGTAGCCGGAAACAGGCGGGTCCCTGAATCTGGAGGGATCGGCCAATGCCGGGGGATAGTTTGAGCGAAAAAATCGCAAAAGAAAAATCGGGGGAAGAATCCTCCAAAGAGATCCGGATCAACAGATTCCTGGCAGACTGTGGCCTAGGTTCTCGCAGAAAGGTAGAAGAATTGATCCTTTCCGGCAAAGTCAAAGTCAACGGAGCTGTAGAAAAGAATCTAAGCACAAAGATCCGTGTGGGTTCCGACATAGTTCAAGTTGGAAATAAAAAATTAGATCCCCCTACAGAATCGGTATTCTTAGCGTTAAACAAACCGAAAGGTTTTCTTTGCTCCCATAGCGATCGTTTTCATTCTAATACGGTTTTTGAATTACTCCCTAAAAAGTATGGAAAACTTTTTATAGCAGGAAGATTAGACCTGGATTCCAGGGGACTTCTTCTTTTATCCGACCAAGGACATTTAGTTCAAGAGATCACTCATCCATCCGAAGGTTCCGAAAAAGAATACGAAGTAATCTTAGAGGAAGACTTGGATGCCAAGGAAGTGAAGGATAGATTTACTAAAGGGTTTATGGACGAGGGAGAATTTTTAAAAGCGGAGAAGGTTACATCCTTAGTAAAAGGAGAAGAATCTTCTAAGTTTAGAGTGATCTTAAAACAAGGAAGAAAACGTCAGATCCGTAGGATGTTCTCAATCCTTGGTGGAAGAGTGATCGATCTACAAAGGATCCGTATCGGAAAACTTTCTTTGGAAAAATTGAAAATCGGAGAAGGTAAGTTTGTCTTACTGGATCCTAAAGTTTGGAGACCATGAATTTTACCAGTTTAGAATTTTTATTTTTTTTCTGCCTAGTATTTCTGGTGTATTGGAATCTTCCAGATCATTGGAAGAAATTTTTTCTAATCCTAAGTTCAGGATTTTTTTACGCATTCGCTTCTTGGAAATTCCTGTTTCATCTGATTGCGGTAGTTTCGATCAATTGGTTTTTTATCCGGTTTTTTCTGAATAAAAAATGGTTCTTGCCGGTTTCTATTGGATTCAATGTTCTTAATTTAGCTTTTTTTAAATATTTCTATTTTTTTGCGGATCTTCTGGGGGTATTTTTCGGAATTCCTGAATTCCAAAATAAGATCAGCCTGGACGGTATCTTATCCAAATCACTGGAATGGGCCGGTTTCGAAGTGGTACTTCCGCTCACTATCAGCTATTATACTTTTCAGTTAATTTCTCTACTTGTGGATAAGAAGAAAGGATTGATACAAGAGGATCTGAGTTTTTTAAAGATCGCTTCCTATATTTTTCTATTTCCGGTAATGATTGCAGGACCGATCCTAAGATATTCAGACGTTTCTACTCAATTCGATTCTCCTAAAATGGAAAAAGAAGATATGGTAGATGGGTTATGGTTGGTAGTAGTAGGCCTTTTTAAAAAATCTGTGGTGACCGCTTTAATGTCCGGATCCATTTTTCAGGTTTTTGCGGAAACTTCTTCTTTTTCCGGACAAGCGTTACTAAGTACGATTTATTTTTTCGCGATATACCTTTATTTGGATTTTTCCGGACTTACCGATCTTGCGAGGGGTATGGGAAAACTTTTAGGTTTTACTTTACCTCAAAACTTCAAGGCACCGTTTTTCTTTAATGGTTTTGGGGACTTTTGGAGAAGATGGCATTTGACCTTCTCCTTTTGGATTCGAGATTATTTGTACATTCCACTCGGAGGTTCCAGAAGCGGGACATTACGTACCTGTTTCAATTATCTGGTTGCGTTCGGATTAGGCGGACTTTGGCACGGGGCTAATTTAAATTATCTGACTTGGGGAGCTTTGACCGGACTTTATCTTTCTGCAGAAAGAGCGTTTAAAGATTGGAATATAAAATTAATACCTGAAATACCGTATGTAAAAAGAACGATTACTTATCTTTTCGTTCTGCATATATATATAGTGTCTTGGATCCTATTTTTCACTCCGGATTTCAGCTCTGCAGTCGCTGCAGTACAAAGAATTATCGTTTGGGCTCCTGGAGTAAATTTCCCGAATATGGAACCTTGTATCTTTGCACTCTTTGTGGCTTTATTTTTCCATTGTGTGGAGGAATGGCCTGAAAGATTCAAAGTGGCTTTACGATGGAAAACGATACTTCTTCCTATCGTTTGGATCCTAGTTTTACTCGCTTTACCTACTGGTAATGCGGATTTCTTTTACGGGCAGTTTTAATAAGATCATGAAAAAGAAATTTATCTATATCCCATTATTTTTTATCGCTTTCCTGTTCCTTGCGGATAAAATTTTTCTTTTGGATTTTTTCAAAACATCCTTTTACCAAGAGGGAAATCCGGTCTATTACACTCATCGAAACCATCTTTTTGAAAAGTTAAAGAATGATCCTTCGTTAAAAGAGAAAAACCTCGCATTGGCATTCGGAGACTCTAGAGCCTATCCTTATAGTATAAAAACTCTTCCTGAGAATATACAAAAGGATTGGACCGTTTATAATTTTTCCGGTCCGCAGGCGGTACCAGCTTACGGTTTCTATTGGTTCCGTAAGATTATTCAATCCGGGATTAAACCCAAGGTTGTCTTTTATGTCGTTAGTCCTGAAGGTTTCGTGGATGATTCGAGAGGACTTCTATATGAACCGTTCTTGAGAATCGGAGCGGATGAGGAATTCAGACAAACGTATTGGGATCATTTTTCCGATTCTGATAAATTAGAGATCCTTAAAGAAAAATTCTTTTCTATTAGAAAGATCCGACCTGGATTCAAACTTTTTTGGTCCAGACTAACCGGCGGAAAACTAAAGCAGTATAGAGCGGACCAAAATCATGAAAATTTAATTTTGGAATTGGGAAACGGGGAACAACTTGCGTATGCAAGCGTTAGTAATAATCCTAAGAAATTAGCAAAAGACGCACTTAGATTAAAGAGTATTTATCTTTCCGGATTTACTTTAGGTGAAAACGAATTTTATTTCGTGGAAGAATTCTTAAAATTAGCGAAAGAAGAAGGAGTTAAAACCTATCTAATCTGGCCTAAGGTGTATCCAGGTTATAGAGCAGGGTATTACGAACTAGGGCTCGAAAAATCCTGGTGGCCAAGAATACAAAAACTTGCCGAAACATACGGAGCTTCCGCAGCGGATATGAATACTTTAAGTTCTTGTGATCTATATTACGACGGTTCTCACCAAAGTGTACTTTGTATATTAGAACAGTCTGAAATTTTAATGAATGATTATACGGGAAAGAAGAAACTTCCTTAGGATTTTCGCGCAAAGTCGCGGAGCCGCAAAGAGAAGGAGATTTTAATTTCCGATCGTATAAATTGATAGACTTTAAATAAAAAAGGATACCGTATAAAAGGTATCCTTTAAATTCCTTAGCGCACTTGGCGCCTTAGCGTCTCTGCGTGAAAAAATTAATGGTGGATCACCACTTTAATTTCTTAGCGTCTTCTAAGAATTTTTCCAAACCGATATCAGTCAAAGGATGTTTGAATAGTTGCTGGTAAGCGGAGATCGGCATGGTAGCGCAATCAGCTCCACGAAGAGCGGATTCTTTCAAATGGATCGGTCCTCTGATAGAAGCAGCTAAAATTTTTGTTTCGTAACCGTAGTTATCATAGATCTCTCTGATCTCGGAGACAAGTTCCATTCCATCCCAAGAAGTATCATCTACACGCCCGATAAATGGAGAAATATAAGTGGCTCCTGCTTTTGCAGCAAGAAGTGCTTGAGGAGCTGAGAAACAAAGAGTTACGTTTGTAGGAATTCCTTTCTCAGTCAGTTTTACAACGGTTTTCAATCCTTCCGGAATAAGAGGGACTTTGATGACTACGTTTGGCGCGATCTTTACAAGTTCATCTGCTTCTTTCAGCATGTCTTCATGTTTGGTCGCGAGTACTTCTGCACTTACTGGACCAGGAACGATTGCACAGATCTCTTTAATAACTTCTTTAAAGCTACGACCTGACTTTGCGATGAGAGATGGGTTTGTAGTAACTCCGTCCAAAAGACCGTAGGACGCAATCTCTTTGATCTCGTCCACATTGGCTGTATCTAAATATAATTCCACGGTTTGCTCCGAAAGATTTTGAATCTCTCTGGATAGTGGCGGCCTTATGCACCCTCGGTCAAGGATTTCTTATGGGATCAGATCTCTTAAAGTTTTGATTTCTTCGGCGGAGAAGAACTCTTTGTATTCTTTTTCAATCTGGGCCTTTACCTTGGAGCTGAAATAATCCACTCTTCTGGTAAAAGGTTGTTTTTTATAAGCTTCCTTCCACTGGACAATAAATCCACCGGCAGGAGGGGCTTGTCTTTCGTCGGTCAATTCCCAAATGACTGCTCCTCCGATCTTCTTATCATCTAGGGTCTCTTTTTTGGGTTTCCCATATTTATTTTCCAGTTTGGATTGAACTTCTTTTCCTGGAAGATAACGGAAGGAAACTCCAACGGAGAATAATTTACCTGGCTCCAAATGTTCATCTTCGTCTGGAGAAGTTTCTTTTTCGGGACGAGGTTGGTTCTTGTCCTTAGGGCGAGAATCTAAGACCAATTTAGGAGTGGAATAAAAACGGTATAGGTAGAAGATCCCATTTCTTCTTACAAGCAGGGACTTCTCCTTATCTTCATGAACAACTTCTATTTTTTCGTCACTTTGAGGATTAGCAGCTAAGGATAAAAACTTGTCTCTTACTTGCCCATAAGAAGCTTCCCAGGAGACTTCTGCAAATCCGTCTAAAGTTGGTTTGGAGCCGTTATTTCTGGAATTATCTCCCGGAAATTGCGAAAATACGGAACTCCAAGGAAGGAGTAGGGAGAATAAGAACAGGTAGATGGATTGCCCTTTCATTCTTTAACTATCGGCAGAAAATGGAACAAGAATTAGGAATCTTCCCCCAAATCCTCTATATCTTCTTCGTCTCTGTCTACACGAATTCCCCCGAATTTTACCTTTCCGTTCCATCTTAAGATTAGAAGGACTATTAAGATCAGTACGTTCGGAAGTACGAATAAAAAGGAAATCTCATGATAGAGGCCGTAAACCGCCAAATTTGATGCGATCACTGAAATAAAGATACCGGAAAGTAGCGGAACCTCTTGGTTCAGAAGTCTTGCTAAAAAAGATCCGCTGTTGCGAGAGATCCTGGCAGCTCTTAAAACTTCAGAAGAGATAAAAGAGTAGAATGCAAGGACCAGCACCGGCATCAGAAAAGATAGAAAGAAATAATTTCCAAAAGAATCGGTATAATGAGGAGAGCCGATCAACCCTCCTGTTAGAGTCCAGACATATGCGAAAAATGCAGAGAGTCCGAATGCGAGAAGTCCATATTGAAGACTTCCCGCAGATTCAAAAATGGAAACGATCTTAGAAGGAATAATTCTCGCCCAATCAGTCAGTTCCTGTTTTTCGAAAGTATCCTTTCCGCTCAGGTAGATAAGTCCGAAATAATAGTCTCCTAAGGAAACGACTACTAATGTAATAACTAAATAGATCAGGTAGAGAAAGAATTCCATCTTAATGCCTAAAATGCCTCATGCCGGTGAACACCATGATCAGTCCATGCTCATCAGCTGCCTTGATCACTTCTTCGTCCCGGATAGAACCTCCGGGTTGGATGATTGCTTTTGCTCCTACTTTTGCGATCGCATCGATCCCGTCTCTGAATGGGAAGAATGCATCACTTGCAACATAAGAACCAACAACAGAAAGTCCAACGTTTAGAGCTTTAGTCGCACCTAATTGAACTGAATCCACTCTGGACATTTGTCCTGCACCAATTCCTAAAGTTGCATTCTCTTCCGTATAAACGATCGCATTTGACTTGATAAATTTTACAGTAGACCAAGCGAACATCAAACCTCTGATATCTTCTTCAGTAGGTTGTTTTTTAGAAACGATCTTTAGATCTTTTTCAGTGATGGTTGCATAGTCCCTATCTTGTAAAAGAATTCCGTGATGGATTGGTCGGAGATCCATTTCATCCAATGCTTCTTGGAAATCTGCGATCTCGATCAGACGAACATTCGGTTTCTTAGAGAAATATTCCAGAGCAGCAGGTTCGAACTTCTGAGCGATCACACCTTCTACAAATGTCTCACCGATGAGAACGGCAAGCTCTCCGGTAACAGTTCCCTTGATCCCGATAATTCCACCGAATGCAGAAATAGGATCCGTTCTTTTTGCCAAACGGAAAGCTTCTAAAGTATCATCCGCATAAGCAATCCCACAAGGATTTAAGTGTTTGATAATACAAACGGTATTGTCAGGAAGAAGTGCGGAAATATGGAATGCCGCATCAAAATCTAACATATTATTAAAAGATAATTCTTTTCCTTGCAGAGGAGAAAATTCGCTCTTGGTAAACAAAGGTTCGTAGAATGCGGCACCCTGGTGAGGGTTTTCTCCGTATCGAAGCTTTTGTTTTTTGGTGAAAGATAAATTCAGGATGTCCGGGAACTTCTCCCCAGCAAGCTTATTGAACCAAGAAGAAATTGCAGTATCATACATTGCAGTATGAGAGAATGCCTTTCTCATTAAAAGGAAAGAAGTGTCCGCGTCTACGGAACCATCATTTACCTTCATAGATTCTTCCACAGTTTTATAATCGTTCGGATCGGTAACTACAACTGTATGTCTGTAGTTCTTACTAGCGGAACGGATCATAGAAGGTCCGCCAATATCAATATTTTCTATTGCTTCGTCCAGATGGACTCCGGGTTTGGAAACAGTCTGCACGAATGGATATAAATTCACAACAACCAGATCGATTTTAGGAATTTTTAATTCTTCCATCTTCTGTTTGTGTTCCGGTTTGGAGGTCACACCCAAGAGCCCTCCGTGGACCTTCGGGTGGAGAGTTTTTACTCTTCCGTCCAAGATTTCCGGAAACCCGGTATAATCATCTATCGCTATTGCTTTGATTCCGTTTTCGGTAAGTGTTTTGAGGGTTCCACCAGTGGAAATGATTTCCACTCCTTTGGATTCGAGGTACTTAGCGAATCCGATAAGTCCTGTTTTGTCGCTAACTGAAATAAGGGCACGAGTGATTTTGACCATGCTAGAGGATTGAGACCTTCCTGTCTTTAATGAGGAGCCGATCTTCGCAGAAGTGTTTAACCGCGAGGGGCAGGATTTTATGTTCCTCTTTGAGAATGGCAAGAGTCAATTCTCTTTCGGTCATTCCTTCCTCGATTTTCACAACTCCTTGCAGAATGATGGGACCTGAATCCACACCCTCATCCACAAAATGCGCAGTGCAACCTGCGACCTTCACTCCATAATCGAACGCCTGTTTTTGAGCATGTAGACCTGTAAAGGAGGGAAGAAGAGAAGGATGTATATTGATGATCCTGTTTGGAAAGGCTCGGATGATTTCCGGTTTTAAAATTCTCATGTATCCGCAGGCAACGATCAGATCCGGAGAGATCTCTGTCAGGGTGCGGAGAAGGTCCAGATGATATTCTTCCTTCTTTGAATAAGACTTCCAGTCCAAGATCTTGGCGGGGACATTATGACGGGCTGCGATCTGGATAGAAAGCGCCTCCGGGTTATCTGTGATCAAAAATGCGGGATTTGCGGGGATTTTCCCCTTTTGGATCACCTGAAGGACAGCTTCCAGGTTGCTCCCCCGCCCAGAGGCCAAAAAGACAAGCTTTTTTCTGGGTTTGGGAATCAGACTTGCCAAGAATTTTCGCATCCAATACGCTAAGAATTACCAGTCCACGTTAAGGCGGTCCGGAATTTTGTCGAAAAGTATTTCAGGAGAGACACATGTCACTTGCTAGAAAATCGACGGCGTCCGTCGAACAGTATAAATCCAACGAAATTTCTACTGTGAGTCAGGGCCGGCTTATCGTGATGCTATATGAAGGGGCAATTCGCTTCCTGAACGTTGCCATCGAGAATAATACACCCCGCAAGTACGACGTGGTGAATAATAATATCCTAAAAGCCCAAGAGATTGTGACTGAACTGATGCTCGCTCTGAACATGGAGAACGGTGGAGAAGTCGCAAACAACCTGCTTGGCATTTATGTTTATATTAAAAAACGCTTATTAGAAGCGAATATGAAGAAGGACAGTGAGATCCTTTCCGAAATCATTAAATATCTGGAAGATCTAAAACTTGCATGGGAAGAAATTGAGAAGAAAGAAAAAACTTCTTCCGTGGTCCCTATGCCTAGCGCCGGTTCTAGAGGAACTGGTCTTTCCCTCCAAGGTTAAGATTACTAATGGCGGGTAGGGTATCTAAAATTCAAAATTCTATGGAAGAAACACTTTCCTCATATTATGAGGAGAAGATTTCCTTTTTG from the Leptospira andrefontaineae genome contains:
- the fliS gene encoding flagellar export chaperone FliS translates to MSLARKSTASVEQYKSNEISTVSQGRLIVMLYEGAIRFLNVAIENNTPRKYDVVNNNILKAQEIVTELMLALNMENGGEVANNLLGIYVYIKKRLLEANMKKDSEILSEIIKYLEDLKLAWEEIEKKEKTSSVVPMPSAGSRGTGLSLQG
- the purN gene encoding phosphoribosylglycinamide formyltransferase; translation: MASLIPKPRKKLVFLASGRGSNLEAVLQVIQKGKIPANPAFLITDNPEALSIQIAARHNVPAKILDWKSYSKKEEYHLDLLRTLTEISPDLIVACGYMRILKPEIIRAFPNRIINIHPSLLPSFTGLHAQKQAFDYGVKVAGCTAHFVDEGVDSGPIILQGVVKIEEGMTERELTLAILKEEHKILPLAVKHFCEDRLLIKDRKVSIL